In Cytobacillus oceanisediminis, the following proteins share a genomic window:
- a CDS encoding DUF2953 domain-containing protein — protein sequence MKWLLIAVIALILLLILIMATKLKIYFHFYHGNDNDHVKIQFKAWFGLIRYKIEVPLIKVDDNSPTIVVKEKTAAGPQENAPKKDTTQYSAKDLIDSLHDTKAMINHIVSLHKIIRKFLKRVTIRNLEWHTFAGLGDAAHTGMLTGALWAIKGSIIGLISHYMKLKTPPSITVTPHFQFSVSQTAISCMIHFRVGHAMLAGIKLIKYWKGGRPDFRTKPLSALSDDGTKTV from the coding sequence GTGAAGTGGCTTCTGATTGCCGTAATTGCTCTCATACTTCTTTTAATTCTAATCATGGCAACAAAACTGAAGATATATTTTCATTTTTACCATGGAAATGATAATGACCATGTGAAAATCCAATTCAAAGCCTGGTTCGGACTGATCAGGTACAAAATTGAAGTCCCTCTAATAAAAGTGGATGATAACTCGCCAACTATTGTTGTTAAGGAAAAGACGGCTGCTGGACCACAGGAGAATGCTCCTAAAAAAGATACAACGCAATACTCCGCAAAAGATCTTATTGATAGCTTGCATGATACAAAAGCAATGATAAATCATATCGTGTCTCTTCACAAAATAATACGGAAATTTCTCAAGCGTGTGACCATCCGGAATCTTGAATGGCATACATTTGCTGGTCTTGGGGATGCAGCCCATACGGGAATGCTTACTGGGGCTCTTTGGGCGATAAAAGGGAGCATTATTGGATTAATAAGTCATTATATGAAACTGAAAACGCCTCCCAGCATCACCGTAACTCCCCATTTCCAATTTTCCGTCTCACAAACGGCCATTTCATGTATGATTCATTTTCGTGTCGGGCATGCTATGTTAGCAGGAATTAAACTGATCAAATATTGGAAAGGCGGACGGCCGGATTTCAGGACAAAGCCGCTTTCTGCCTTATCTGATGATGGTACTAAAACTGTCTAA